A segment of the Patescibacteria group bacterium genome:
TCTTGTGCTATTGCTTTAAGACCATCTACATCCACAGCAGCATTACCTTCTACTGCTATTACTTTTATAGCCAATGCATTTAGTTTTGAAATGAGCGATGCACCTGCGATAAATATAATGATAGCTGCAGCAATACCAAATATCTTGGCATAAAATATGCGGCGTTTACGTATTGCGAGTCGGGAATTTTTTAAGGGAGATTTGTTTTTTTTCTTAAGCGAAATCATTACGCGTTAGGCCTTTTTTATAACATCCCTGCCTCCCATGTATTTTCTGAGTACTTCTGGGATAGTAATTGAACCATCTTCGTTTTGATTGTTCTCCATAATAGCAACAAGCATTCGTCCCACAGCAATAGCAGTAGCATCATTCATGTGAACAAGATCATTCTTACCGTCGGCACGTTTTACTCGAGTATTTAATCTTCGAGACTGAAAATTTCCTGTGAGGTCTGCACTATGAGTTTCTCGATATCGATTTTGTCCAGGCATCCACGTTTCAATATCTATCTGACGATAATCTGGGAATCCCATATCACCCGTGCATACGGCAATTACCTGATACGGTAATTTAAGAGAAGTTAAAATATACTCTTGAATAGCAACAAGGAATGACTGCTCCTGAATTGAATTTTCTGGAAGACAAAATGTTTCCATTTCTAATTTATCAAACTGATGCTGACGAATAATTCCACGAGTGTCTTTACCATTTGTTCCCGCTTCACGTCGAAATGCACTTGAGTAGCCAACATATCGAATTGGTAATTCTTTTTCAGTAAGTATTTGATCCATATGTAGTGGACCGAGAGTGTGTTCCGCACTTCCAATGAGCATCAAATCATCATTTGGGAACATATAATGTTCTTCAGGATTCATAAACCGAGCCATTCGATTTTGAATTGCTGGTTTTATAAATACGGGAGGAACTACAGCAGTAAATGCTGTGACAGGCACCGTAAGATTTGCATCCTGAGCAATTTCTTCTATTTTTTCTTTATTTGTGAGTATTTCTAATCCAAATTGAATAAGCGCAAACTGAAGTAATGCTAAGTCGCCCTTAAGGTATGCAAATCGAGTTCCAGAAATTTCCCCTGCTCGCTCGGTATCTAATATACCCAAATTTTTCCCCAGTTCATCGTGCTCCTTAGGTTGAAATGAAAACTTTGGAATTTCTCCAACTTGTCTCAAGATTTTATTTTCTTCTTCATCTTTTCCAATTGGAGTGTCAGGAGATGTAATGTTTGGAACTTTAAGCATGAGAGCCATGTATTTCTTTGTGACCTCTCGTGTTTGTTCTTCAGCAGCTTGAAAATCAACTTTCACTTGTTGCATTGCATCAATAAGTTGTTGTCGTTCTTCAGGAGTTTGAGCCTGTGCAATTTTTGCACTAGCTTCATTTTGTTCAGCACGCTTCTTTTCTGCAATTGTCATTACAGCTCGACGTTCATCATCAAGAGCAATAAGCTGATCAAGATCAACTTCTTTATTTCTATTTTTAATTATCGCAGCAACAATGTCTTTATTTTCCCGGATGAATTTAATGTCCAACATAGTAGGTAGATAATAACAAATAGTCTTTAATTTAACCACTACCTCATCTTTATCATTTCTTTATCTCAGACATGTATAAATAGAAGAGTCATGATTCGTAAATTAGAAAAACATGAGTTTCCCTATCAACTGTTACAGATTCCCCAGCCGCCAGAGCACCTATATATAGAAGGAATGCTTCCAAAAGCTGATGCAAAGCTCTTGTGTGTGGTCGGCGCGAGACAAAATACACACTACGGCAAAGAAGTAACAGAAAAGCTTATCGCAAGCTTAGCTGGCAAAAACATATCTATAGTATCGGGACTTGCCATGGGCATAGATACTATTGCTCATAAAGCAGCACTCAAAGCCGGGTTGCATACACTTGCTGTGCCTGGGTCGGGCTTAAACCGCAAAGTCCTCTACCCTTCTATTAACAAGAACTTCGCAGATGAAATTATAAAATCAGGAGGCGGATTACTTTCTGAATTTGAACCAGACTTTGTTTCAACCATGTGGGCATTCCCCAAGCGAAATAGAATCATGGCCGGACTGTGTCATGCGGTACTTATCATAGAAGCAGAGAAAAAATCAGGAACGCTCATTACTGCACGTTTAGCAACAGACTATAATAAAGATGTGTTTGTAGTTCCTGGCCAAATATTTGCTCAAAATTCTGAAGGACCGCATTTATTATTAAGACTGGGAGCAACTCCAATCACGTGTGAGAAAGATCTCCATGAAGCATTAGGCTTTGATACACTTTTTGAAAATCTCACACCTGAACAGAAATATTTTGACTGTAGTGAGCAAGAAAAAAAGATAATTTCTATTCTCAAAGATTCTATGTCTCGTGATGATTTAATTCGCGCCGTTGGAATACCGATCCATGAACTTAATATGCTACTTTCGCTCTTAGAAATTAAAGGCCACATACAAGAGCATTTAGGACTTATCCATCTAGCCTAAATTTGCAAACAAAAAATATATGTAGTACACCTTATATATGAAACTCCTTATCGTAGAGTCACCAGCGAAAGCGAAAACAATATCAAAGTATCTTGATGGAAAGTACACAGTTAAGGCTTCAGTTGGCCACGTGAGAGACCTTCCCAAGAACAATAAAAAGGCCATCGACATCGAAGGTGGTTTTATTCCGCACTATGAAATTAGTAAAGGAAAAGAAAGTGTTGTTGCCGAGCTTAAACAGCTCGCAAAAAAAGCTGATGAAGTGTTACTCGCAACCGACCCCGACCGAGAAGGAGAAGCTATTGCTTGGCATATTAAAGAAGCTATTGGATTGAAGAAGCCAAA
Coding sequences within it:
- the serS gene encoding serine--tRNA ligase, which codes for MLDIKFIRENKDIVAAIIKNRNKEVDLDQLIALDDERRAVMTIAEKKRAEQNEASAKIAQAQTPEERQQLIDAMQQVKVDFQAAEEQTREVTKKYMALMLKVPNITSPDTPIGKDEEENKILRQVGEIPKFSFQPKEHDELGKNLGILDTERAGEISGTRFAYLKGDLALLQFALIQFGLEILTNKEKIEEIAQDANLTVPVTAFTAVVPPVFIKPAIQNRMARFMNPEEHYMFPNDDLMLIGSAEHTLGPLHMDQILTEKELPIRYVGYSSAFRREAGTNGKDTRGIIRQHQFDKLEMETFCLPENSIQEQSFLVAIQEYILTSLKLPYQVIAVCTGDMGFPDYRQIDIETWMPGQNRYRETHSADLTGNFQSRRLNTRVKRADGKNDLVHMNDATAIAVGRMLVAIMENNQNEDGSITIPEVLRKYMGGRDVIKKA
- the dprA gene encoding DNA-processing protein DprA — encoded protein: MIRKLEKHEFPYQLLQIPQPPEHLYIEGMLPKADAKLLCVVGARQNTHYGKEVTEKLIASLAGKNISIVSGLAMGIDTIAHKAALKAGLHTLAVPGSGLNRKVLYPSINKNFADEIIKSGGGLLSEFEPDFVSTMWAFPKRNRIMAGLCHAVLIIEAEKKSGTLITARLATDYNKDVFVVPGQIFAQNSEGPHLLLRLGATPITCEKDLHEALGFDTLFENLTPEQKYFDCSEQEKKIISILKDSMSRDDLIRAVGIPIHELNMLLSLLEIKGHIQEHLGLIHLA